The Castanea sativa cultivar Marrone di Chiusa Pesio chromosome 11, ASM4071231v1 genome contains a region encoding:
- the LOC142614823 gene encoding putative disease resistance RPP13-like protein 1 isoform X2, protein MLAEVFLSAFLQVLFDRLAPRELMSLVFRESVKKKLEKWRQTLLAIQNVLKDAEEKQLTDADVKQWLEAIGDLAYDLEDLFDDFAIEVMQRKLKAELESSSPASMVRSLVPTRFTPSAVKFNLKMKSEIEKISKRLNEITEQKDRLGLKDGGMSVKIWKRPSSTSVPYGPVIGRDEDRKKIIELILKDEQTDDANFHVFSIVGMAGVGKTTLARLVYNDDAVKHFNPRAWICVSDDFDVMMVTKALLESVTSQPCHLKELNEVQVKLASELEGKKFLLVLDDLWNENYGLWEALLPPFRAGAAGSQIIMTTRNASVGKVMGAVQSYNLDFISDNDCWAIFVQHSLMNENVGRPGNSGLIREKILERCRGLPLAARTLGGIFRGKELDEWEDIMNSKLWSSSNMGSDIFPILRLSYHHLPHHLKRCFAYCSLFPRDYEYEEKQLILLWMAEGLIFQAEGDKPMEDLGGEYFRDLLSRSFFQQSSSNKSRFVMHDLISDLAQWVAGISYFRLETKLEGNERSKVSSKARHLSFVGSRYDGAKKFEAISEFKHLRTFLPLMAPYVGYSYLSYHIINQLLPKLQNLRVLSLSGYRIVYLPETIGDLKHLRYLDLSRTQLRSLPASISTLYNLQTLLLENCSSLKFLPPDFGKLFNLRHLNIFGSNLLEGMPLSIGNLTSLQTLSNFVVGKADSFCVIRELGPLVHLRGTLCISKLENVTKAQEARDSYLYGKQDLNEVVMEWSSNLNESQDEETQLEVLNMLQPNVKLKELTVKCYGGTKFPTWIGDPSFSNLVLLRFENCENCNSLPPVGQLPFLKDLLIKGMAGVKSVGQEFYGESCSRPFQSLETLHFEDMPRWENWIPLGVNEAFACLRKLSIIRCHNLVRKLPDHLPSLKKLVIHGCWNLVVSVSNLPMLCVLVIEGCKRVECESSVGFGSPYSMVFSKISEFGHVTAGLMHGVSKVEYLKIVDSEKLTTLWEKTPKGLHRLKFLRELSIEDCPTLVSFPASGFPSMLKVIQIKSCRGLKSLLPEGTLQSRENACLEQLCVVRCDSMKSIARGQLPTTLKRLEISHCMNLQCVLDEGEGSSSSSVMHDEDINNRSKTHLQYLDIKSCPSLTTLTSSGKLPATLTHLLLRDCPKLMCLSSTGKLPAALQHLEIQSISKLQKIAERLHQNTSLECIKIWNCHGLKSLPEDLHNLSKLRQFQIFWCQSFSSFPAAGLPSNLRVLGIKNYSSKG, encoded by the coding sequence ATGTTGGCAGAGGTGTTTCTTTCAGCTTTCCTTCAAGTGTTGTTTGATAGGTTAGCACCCCGTGAGTTGATGAGCTTGGTGTTCAGGGAAAGTGTCAAGAAGAAGCTGGAGAAATGGAGGCAAACCCTGTTGGCAATCCAGAATGTTCTTAAAGATGCTGAGGAGAAGCAACTGACAGATGCGGATGTGAAGCAATGGCTGGAAGCTATCGGAGATTTGGCTTATGATCTTGAAGACTTATTTGATGATTTTGCCATTGAAGTTATGCAGCGCAAGTTGAAGGCAGAGCTTGAGTCTAGTAGCCCAGCAAGTATGGTTAGAAGCTTAGTCCCTACTCGTTTTACTCCTAGTGCTGTTAAATTCAACCTTAAGATGAAGTCTGAGATTGAAAAAATCAGTAAACGGTTAAATGAAATAACTGAACAAAAAGACAGACTTGGGTTGAAAGATGGTGGTATGTCTGTAAAGATATGGAAAAGGCCATCCAGCACAAGTGTGCCATATGGACCTGTGATAGGCAGAGATGAAGATAGAAAGAAGATTATAGAACTCATTTTAAAAGATGAGCAAACTGATGATGCTAATTTTCATGTCTTCTCTATTGTTGGTATGGCTGGGGTTGGTAAGACAACACTTGCTAGGCTTGTGTACAATGATGATGCAGTTAAGCATTTCAATCCAAGAGCCTGGATATGTGTATCTGATGACTTTGATGTTATGATGGTAACAAAAGCTCTTCTTGAATCAGTCACTTCCCAACCCTGCCATCTCAAAGAGTTGAATGAAGTTCAGGTGAAGCTGGCAAGTGAATTAGAGGGTAAAAAGTTCTTGCTTGTTTTAGATGATCTTTGGAATGAGAATTATGGCCTGTGGGAAGCACTGCTACCTCCTTTCAGGGCTGGAGCAGCAGGGAGTCAAATAATCATGACAACACGAAATGCAAGTGTTGGAAAGGTGATGGGAGCAGTTCAGTCTTATAATCTGGATTTCATATCCGACAATGATTGCTGGGCAATATTTGTCCAGCATTCCTTGATGAATGAAAATGTTGGTAGACCTGGGAATTCAGGCCTAATTCGTGAGAAAATTCTTGAAAGGTGCAGGGGATTGCCTTTGGCAGCAAGGACTCTTGGTGGCATTTTCCGTGGTAAAGAGTTAGATGAGTGGGAGGATATAATGAATAGCAAATTGTGGAGTTCATCAAACATGGGAAGTGACATATTTCCCATATTAAGATTGAGCTACCACCATCTCCCTCATCATCTAAAGAGGTGCTTCGCTTATTGTTCATTATTCCCAAGGGACTATGAATATGAAGAGAAGCAACTGATCCTGCTTTGGATGGCAGAAGGTTTGATTTTTCAAGCAGAAGGTGATAAGCCAATGGAAGATTTAGGTGGCGAGTACTTTCGTGATCTACTGTCAAGGTCATTTTTTCAGCAGTCAAGCAGTAATAAATCACGATTTGTGATGCACGACCTCATCAGTGATTTAGCTCAATGGGTTGCAGGAATAAGCTACTTTAGGTTGGAGACTAAACTGGAGGGCAACGAGCGAAGCAAAGTTTCCAGTAAAGCTCGCCACTTATCTTTTGTTGGTAGCAGATATGATGGAGCTAAGAAGTTTGAGGCAATTTCTGAATTCAAGCATTTGCGGACCTTCCTACCACTAATGGCACCATATGTTGGGTACTCCTATCTGTCTTATCACATTATTAATCAATTGCTGCCTAAATTACAAAACCTAAGGGTGCTTTCTTTGAGTGGATATCGCATAGTTTATCTACCAGAAACAATTGGTGATCTCAAGCATTTGCGGTACCTTGATCTTTCTCGCACACAACTCAGAAGCTTGCCTGCATCAATAAGCACTCTTTACAATTTACAAACATTGCTATTAGAAAATTGCTCTTCTTTAAAGTTCTTGCCTCCTGATTTTGGTAAACTGTTCAACCTGCGTCATTTGAATATTTTTGGATCAAATTTATTGGAAGGAATGCCTCTAAGCATAGGTAATTTGACTAGTCTCCAAACATTGTCCAACTTTGTTGTGGGCAAAGCAGATAGTTTCTGTGTAATAAGAGAGCTAGGGCCCTTGGTGCATCTTCGAGGGACACTCTGCATCTCAAAATTGGAGAATGTAACTAAAGCTCAGGAGGCAAGAGACAGTTATTTATATGGTAAGCAAGACCTTAATGAAGTTGTGATGGAATGGAGTAGCAACCTTAATGAATCACAAGATGAAGAAACCCAGTTGGAAGTACTTAACATGCTACAGCCTAATGTGAAGTTGAAAGAGCTTACTGTGAAGTGCTATGGTGGAACCAAATTCCCAACTTGGATAGGAGATCCTTCATTTTCTAATTTAGTGCTCCTAAGGTTTGAAAATTGTGAGAACTGCAATTCCTTGCCACCAGTTGGGCAACTACCCTTTCTCAAAGATCTTCTCATTAAAGGAATGGCTGGAGTGAAGAGTGTTGGCCAAGAGTTTTATGGGGAAAGTTGCTCGAGACCTTTTCAATCCTTGGAGACTTTACATTTTGAGGATATGCCAAGATGGGAAAACTGGATTCCTCTTGGAGTTAATGAAGCATTTGCTTGCTTGCGTAAGCTTTCAATCATAAGATGCCATAATCTGGTGAGAAAATTGCCAGACCATCTTCCTTCATTAAAAAAGCTTGTGATTCATGGATGTTGGAATTTGGTAGTTTCAGTTTCAAACTTACCAATGCTGTGTGTATTAGTAATTGAGGGATGCAAAAGAGTGGAGTGTGAAAGTTCAGTTGGCTTTGGCTCACCATACTCCAtggttttttcaaaaatttcagaGTTTGGACATGTAACAGCAGGGTTAATGCATGGAGTAAGTAAAGTAGAATATTTGAAGATTGTTGATTCTGAAAAGCTCACAACTTTGTGGGAGAAAACACCTAAAGGGTTGCACAGACTCAAATTCCTACGAGAGCTGTCTATTGAAGACTGCCCAACACTAGTTTCCTTTCCAGCATCTGGTTTTCCATCCATGCTGAaagtaattcaaataaaaaGCTGCCGTGGTCTGAAATCATTACTACCAGAGGGAACGTTGCAGAGCAGAGAAAATGCATGTCTTGAGCAGTTGTGTGTTGTTCGTTGTGATTCTATGAAGTCCATTGCCAGAGGACAGCTACCAACAACTCTAAAAAGGTTGGAGATATCTCATTGTATGAATTTGCAGTGTGTGCTAGACGAGGGAGagggttcttcttcttcttcagtgaTGCATGATGAGGATATCAACAACAGAAGCAAAACTCATCTTCAGTACTTAGACATCAAATCATGTCCATCTCTCACAACCTTAACTTCAAGTGGCAAGTTACCTGCCACGCTTACACACCTCCTTCTGAGGGATTGCCCAAAGCTCATGTGTTTGTCATCAACAGGTAAATTGCCAGCAGCACTTCAACACCTTGAGATTCAATCAATCTCGAAGCTGCAGAAAATAGCAGAGAGGTTGCACCAGAACACATCCCTTGAATGCATTAAGATTTGGAATTGCCATGGCCTTAAATCCTTGCCGGAGGACCTACACAACCTCAGCAAACTTCGccagtttcaaattttttggtgTCAAAGTTTTTCTTCCTTCCCAGCAGCAGGGTTGCCTTCAAACCTGAGAGTTCTCGGGATCAAAAACT
- the LOC142614823 gene encoding putative disease resistance RPP13-like protein 1 isoform X1: MLAEVFLSAFLQVLFDRLAPRELMSLVFRESVKKKLEKWRQTLLAIQNVLKDAEEKQLTDADVKQWLEAIGDLAYDLEDLFDDFAIEVMQRKLKAELESSSPASMVRSLVPTRFTPSAVKFNLKMKSEIEKISKRLNEITEQKDRLGLKDGGMSVKIWKRPSSTSVPYGPVIGRDEDRKKIIELILKDEQTDDANFHVFSIVGMAGVGKTTLARLVYNDDAVKHFNPRAWICVSDDFDVMMVTKALLESVTSQPCHLKELNEVQVKLASELEGKKFLLVLDDLWNENYGLWEALLPPFRAGAAGSQIIMTTRNASVGKVMGAVQSYNLDFISDNDCWAIFVQHSLMNENVGRPGNSGLIREKILERCRGLPLAARTLGGIFRGKELDEWEDIMNSKLWSSSNMGSDIFPILRLSYHHLPHHLKRCFAYCSLFPRDYEYEEKQLILLWMAEGLIFQAEGDKPMEDLGGEYFRDLLSRSFFQQSSSNKSRFVMHDLISDLAQWVAGISYFRLETKLEGNERSKVSSKARHLSFVGSRYDGAKKFEAISEFKHLRTFLPLMAPYVGYSYLSYHIINQLLPKLQNLRVLSLSGYRIVYLPETIGDLKHLRYLDLSRTQLRSLPASISTLYNLQTLLLENCSSLKFLPPDFGKLFNLRHLNIFGSNLLEGMPLSIGNLTSLQTLSNFVVGKADSFCVIRELGPLVHLRGTLCISKLENVTKAQEARDSYLYGKQDLNEVVMEWSSNLNESQDEETQLEVLNMLQPNVKLKELTVKCYGGTKFPTWIGDPSFSNLVLLRFENCENCNSLPPVGQLPFLKDLLIKGMAGVKSVGQEFYGESCSRPFQSLETLHFEDMPRWENWIPLGVNEAFACLRKLSIIRCHNLVRKLPDHLPSLKKLVIHGCWNLVVSVSNLPMLCVLVIEGCKRVECESSVGFGSPYSMVFSKISEFGHVTAGLMHGVSKVEYLKIVDSEKLTTLWEKTPKGLHRLKFLRELSIEDCPTLVSFPASGFPSMLKVIQIKSCRGLKSLLPEGTLQSRENACLEQLCVVRCDSMKSIARGQLPTTLKRLEISHCMNLQCVLDEGEGSSSSSVMHDEDINNRSKTHLQYLDIKSCPSLTTLTSSGKLPATLTHLLLRDCPKLMCLSSTGKLPAALQHLEIQSISKLQKIAERLHQNTSLECIKIWNCHGLKSLPEDLHNLSKLRQFQIFWCQSFSSFPAAGLPSNLRVLGIKNCKNLKALPNGMRNLTSLQKLDISNSLDSLPSPQEGLPTNLIELNMNDLKFYKPMFEWGLQQLTSLIKLSIHGECLDVDSFPGERENGVMMLLPNSLSILCISYFQNLECLSPKGFQNLTSLNQLKIYNCLKLTSLPKEGLPPSLTQLEIRNCPLLSQHCNNEKGQEWSKIAHIPCVLIDNKFIHETVTTDSFTTQLNR; the protein is encoded by the coding sequence ATGTTGGCAGAGGTGTTTCTTTCAGCTTTCCTTCAAGTGTTGTTTGATAGGTTAGCACCCCGTGAGTTGATGAGCTTGGTGTTCAGGGAAAGTGTCAAGAAGAAGCTGGAGAAATGGAGGCAAACCCTGTTGGCAATCCAGAATGTTCTTAAAGATGCTGAGGAGAAGCAACTGACAGATGCGGATGTGAAGCAATGGCTGGAAGCTATCGGAGATTTGGCTTATGATCTTGAAGACTTATTTGATGATTTTGCCATTGAAGTTATGCAGCGCAAGTTGAAGGCAGAGCTTGAGTCTAGTAGCCCAGCAAGTATGGTTAGAAGCTTAGTCCCTACTCGTTTTACTCCTAGTGCTGTTAAATTCAACCTTAAGATGAAGTCTGAGATTGAAAAAATCAGTAAACGGTTAAATGAAATAACTGAACAAAAAGACAGACTTGGGTTGAAAGATGGTGGTATGTCTGTAAAGATATGGAAAAGGCCATCCAGCACAAGTGTGCCATATGGACCTGTGATAGGCAGAGATGAAGATAGAAAGAAGATTATAGAACTCATTTTAAAAGATGAGCAAACTGATGATGCTAATTTTCATGTCTTCTCTATTGTTGGTATGGCTGGGGTTGGTAAGACAACACTTGCTAGGCTTGTGTACAATGATGATGCAGTTAAGCATTTCAATCCAAGAGCCTGGATATGTGTATCTGATGACTTTGATGTTATGATGGTAACAAAAGCTCTTCTTGAATCAGTCACTTCCCAACCCTGCCATCTCAAAGAGTTGAATGAAGTTCAGGTGAAGCTGGCAAGTGAATTAGAGGGTAAAAAGTTCTTGCTTGTTTTAGATGATCTTTGGAATGAGAATTATGGCCTGTGGGAAGCACTGCTACCTCCTTTCAGGGCTGGAGCAGCAGGGAGTCAAATAATCATGACAACACGAAATGCAAGTGTTGGAAAGGTGATGGGAGCAGTTCAGTCTTATAATCTGGATTTCATATCCGACAATGATTGCTGGGCAATATTTGTCCAGCATTCCTTGATGAATGAAAATGTTGGTAGACCTGGGAATTCAGGCCTAATTCGTGAGAAAATTCTTGAAAGGTGCAGGGGATTGCCTTTGGCAGCAAGGACTCTTGGTGGCATTTTCCGTGGTAAAGAGTTAGATGAGTGGGAGGATATAATGAATAGCAAATTGTGGAGTTCATCAAACATGGGAAGTGACATATTTCCCATATTAAGATTGAGCTACCACCATCTCCCTCATCATCTAAAGAGGTGCTTCGCTTATTGTTCATTATTCCCAAGGGACTATGAATATGAAGAGAAGCAACTGATCCTGCTTTGGATGGCAGAAGGTTTGATTTTTCAAGCAGAAGGTGATAAGCCAATGGAAGATTTAGGTGGCGAGTACTTTCGTGATCTACTGTCAAGGTCATTTTTTCAGCAGTCAAGCAGTAATAAATCACGATTTGTGATGCACGACCTCATCAGTGATTTAGCTCAATGGGTTGCAGGAATAAGCTACTTTAGGTTGGAGACTAAACTGGAGGGCAACGAGCGAAGCAAAGTTTCCAGTAAAGCTCGCCACTTATCTTTTGTTGGTAGCAGATATGATGGAGCTAAGAAGTTTGAGGCAATTTCTGAATTCAAGCATTTGCGGACCTTCCTACCACTAATGGCACCATATGTTGGGTACTCCTATCTGTCTTATCACATTATTAATCAATTGCTGCCTAAATTACAAAACCTAAGGGTGCTTTCTTTGAGTGGATATCGCATAGTTTATCTACCAGAAACAATTGGTGATCTCAAGCATTTGCGGTACCTTGATCTTTCTCGCACACAACTCAGAAGCTTGCCTGCATCAATAAGCACTCTTTACAATTTACAAACATTGCTATTAGAAAATTGCTCTTCTTTAAAGTTCTTGCCTCCTGATTTTGGTAAACTGTTCAACCTGCGTCATTTGAATATTTTTGGATCAAATTTATTGGAAGGAATGCCTCTAAGCATAGGTAATTTGACTAGTCTCCAAACATTGTCCAACTTTGTTGTGGGCAAAGCAGATAGTTTCTGTGTAATAAGAGAGCTAGGGCCCTTGGTGCATCTTCGAGGGACACTCTGCATCTCAAAATTGGAGAATGTAACTAAAGCTCAGGAGGCAAGAGACAGTTATTTATATGGTAAGCAAGACCTTAATGAAGTTGTGATGGAATGGAGTAGCAACCTTAATGAATCACAAGATGAAGAAACCCAGTTGGAAGTACTTAACATGCTACAGCCTAATGTGAAGTTGAAAGAGCTTACTGTGAAGTGCTATGGTGGAACCAAATTCCCAACTTGGATAGGAGATCCTTCATTTTCTAATTTAGTGCTCCTAAGGTTTGAAAATTGTGAGAACTGCAATTCCTTGCCACCAGTTGGGCAACTACCCTTTCTCAAAGATCTTCTCATTAAAGGAATGGCTGGAGTGAAGAGTGTTGGCCAAGAGTTTTATGGGGAAAGTTGCTCGAGACCTTTTCAATCCTTGGAGACTTTACATTTTGAGGATATGCCAAGATGGGAAAACTGGATTCCTCTTGGAGTTAATGAAGCATTTGCTTGCTTGCGTAAGCTTTCAATCATAAGATGCCATAATCTGGTGAGAAAATTGCCAGACCATCTTCCTTCATTAAAAAAGCTTGTGATTCATGGATGTTGGAATTTGGTAGTTTCAGTTTCAAACTTACCAATGCTGTGTGTATTAGTAATTGAGGGATGCAAAAGAGTGGAGTGTGAAAGTTCAGTTGGCTTTGGCTCACCATACTCCAtggttttttcaaaaatttcagaGTTTGGACATGTAACAGCAGGGTTAATGCATGGAGTAAGTAAAGTAGAATATTTGAAGATTGTTGATTCTGAAAAGCTCACAACTTTGTGGGAGAAAACACCTAAAGGGTTGCACAGACTCAAATTCCTACGAGAGCTGTCTATTGAAGACTGCCCAACACTAGTTTCCTTTCCAGCATCTGGTTTTCCATCCATGCTGAaagtaattcaaataaaaaGCTGCCGTGGTCTGAAATCATTACTACCAGAGGGAACGTTGCAGAGCAGAGAAAATGCATGTCTTGAGCAGTTGTGTGTTGTTCGTTGTGATTCTATGAAGTCCATTGCCAGAGGACAGCTACCAACAACTCTAAAAAGGTTGGAGATATCTCATTGTATGAATTTGCAGTGTGTGCTAGACGAGGGAGagggttcttcttcttcttcagtgaTGCATGATGAGGATATCAACAACAGAAGCAAAACTCATCTTCAGTACTTAGACATCAAATCATGTCCATCTCTCACAACCTTAACTTCAAGTGGCAAGTTACCTGCCACGCTTACACACCTCCTTCTGAGGGATTGCCCAAAGCTCATGTGTTTGTCATCAACAGGTAAATTGCCAGCAGCACTTCAACACCTTGAGATTCAATCAATCTCGAAGCTGCAGAAAATAGCAGAGAGGTTGCACCAGAACACATCCCTTGAATGCATTAAGATTTGGAATTGCCATGGCCTTAAATCCTTGCCGGAGGACCTACACAACCTCAGCAAACTTCGccagtttcaaattttttggtgTCAAAGTTTTTCTTCCTTCCCAGCAGCAGGGTTGCCTTCAAACCTGAGAGTTCTCGGGATCAAAAACTGTAAGAATCTCAAGGCCTTACCTAACGGTATGCGCAACCTCACTTCTCTTCAAAAATTGGATATATCTAACAGTCTAGACAGTCTGCCCTCTCCACAAGAGGGTTTACCCACCAACCTAATAGAACTTAATATGAATGACCTGAAGTTCTACAAACCAATGTTTGAGTGGGGGTTGCAACAACTCACGTCTCTTATAAAACTCTCCATTCATGGTGAATGTCTAGATGTTGATTCCTTTCCAGGTGAGAGGGAGAATGGGGTCATGATGCTGCTGCCAAACTCTCTCTCAATTCTatgcatttcatattttcaaaaccTGGAATGTCTGTCCCCCAAGGGGTTTCAAAACCTCACATCTTTAAACCAACTAAAAATCTATAATTGCCTAAAGCTCACATCCTTACCAAAGGAGGGCCTGCCTCCCTCACTTACACAACTGGAAATCCGTAATTGTCCTCTGCTTAGTCAACATTGCAATAACGAGAAAGGACAAGAGTGGTCCAAGATAGCTCACATCCCTTGTGTTTTGATTGACAACAAATTCATCCATGAAACAGTAACAACAGATTCATTCACAACACAGCTCAACAGGTGA